A window of Bacillus sp. DX3.1 genomic DNA:
TCCCACTAAGAAGATTCGATCGCCCTTCAATGTTTTTTCAGTCGCTTTCGGCACCTGTTGTTTCACTTTTCCTTCACCTAAAATAATCGGACGGAATTTCGCTTTTTCTAACGTCGCTTTCGCTTCTTCCATCGATTTTCCAAGTACATCAGGAACCGTAGCTTGCTGCTGTTTTACATATTTCTTCGGCTCTTTCACTTCATGCGGTTTAATTTTCAAATACTCTAAACTATTTTTCGTTACAGATTTAAACATTTCTGCAAGCGGCTGTGCTCCGTACTCGTTATCTTTCAGCTTCGGTTGTTTAATTGCCAAGTATACGATTAACTGCGGGTCATCCATAGGGGCCATACCAAGGAATGAGAAAATGTAATTTTCTCTTCCAGTCATATATCCGCCTTTTCCATTTGGAATTTGTGCTGTCCCGGTTTTCCCTCCGACAGAGTACCCATCAATTTTGTACGCATTCCCTGTTCCTTTTGGCGATGTAACAACGCGCTCTAATAGTTGTCTTACTTGTGCAGCTGTTTCTTTTGTAATCGGCTGTCCTACTTCTTCTGGTTTATGCTGCAATGTGACTTTATTATTTGTTGGATCTACAATGCGATCAATTGTATATGGCTTCATCATTTTCCCATCATTTGCAATTGCTGTCGCAGCTTGTACAAGCTGCATTGGTGTAACAGTAGACCCTTGCCCAAACGCTGTTGTCACTTGCTCAACTTGTTTATCAAACAAAATTGTATTTTCACCTTCACCAGGCAAATCAATATGCGTTTTTTCATCCATTCCAAATTTTTGAATGTATTGACGGAAACGATCTGGTCCCAGTTTCTTATCTCCTAAAATTGCAAATGCAACATTGGAGGAACGCTCGACACCTTCATCAAACGTAATGGATCCCCATCCAGCACCATTGTTATGATCTCGTATTATGCGATCACCAACTGCATATGTACCGGATTGATAATAATCCTGTCCATTATATACGCCCTCATTAATTGCGGCAGCTAATGTAAAAATTTTCATCGTTGACCCTGGTTCATACGCATTTGCGATTGGATCATTTAAAAAGTATTCGATATCACGCTTATTTGGATCATAGCTCGGTCGACTCGACATCCCTAAAATTTTTCCTGTTTTTGGATCTGCTACAACTCCAATCAACATAGAAGGTTCATAATGTTTATCAGCTTCTACCATCGCCTCTTCTAAAAATCCTTGAATACGCTGATCAATTGTTAAATACACATTATCACCATTTTTCGGTGGTTTTACATCTGCTTTTCCACCTTCAAGAGAAATACCATTACGATCTCCTGTATATGCTACGCTTCCATTCGAAGCACGTAAATATTTATCTAAGCTCTTTTCTAGTCCAAATTTACCTTCTGCAATCCCTACATCATTAGGTTTAGCAAAACCTAATACATAAGAAGCGAAGTCTCCATTCGGATATACTCTTGCTTTTTCCGTAACAAATGAAATGCCATCTATATCAAGATCTTCAATTTGTTTTTTTTGTTCTTTCGTCAAGTTTTTCCCTATCGATCCAAACTCCACTTGGTTTTTATCTTTATTTAAATACTCTAGAATCTCTTGTTCGTTCTTTCCAAGTACACCTGCAATTTTATTAGCAGCATCCTGTTTGTCTTTTACAGGTTTTTCACCTTTTAACTCAGCCACGATCTTATATGAATTCGCATCTTGAGCCAACACATGACCATTTTGATCATAAATCGTTCCACGGTTTGCCTCAAGTACACCGCTTTTATTATGTTTTTCTTTTGCAAGTTTCTTTAAATCCTCACCGTGCACTGTTCCTGTTGCTTGAATAAAAAAGAAACGGGCTAACAACAGAAAAAAGAGCAGGAGGAAAAATATCATAAAGTAACCTGCTCCTTTATTAGTATGAAATTTATTCATATTTCTCTTCATATTGCTTCACACCTATATTAATTTAGACCTTTCACATTATTCGCATTAATTTCTAGCCCGTGTTTTTTTGCGATTTCTG
This region includes:
- a CDS encoding PASTA domain-containing penicillin-binding protein; this encodes MKRNMNKFHTNKGAGYFMIFFLLLFFLLLARFFFIQATGTVHGEDLKKLAKEKHNKSGVLEANRGTIYDQNGHVLAQDANSYKIVAELKGEKPVKDKQDAANKIAGVLGKNEQEILEYLNKDKNQVEFGSIGKNLTKEQKKQIEDLDIDGISFVTEKARVYPNGDFASYVLGFAKPNDVGIAEGKFGLEKSLDKYLRASNGSVAYTGDRNGISLEGGKADVKPPKNGDNVYLTIDQRIQGFLEEAMVEADKHYEPSMLIGVVADPKTGKILGMSSRPSYDPNKRDIEYFLNDPIANAYEPGSTMKIFTLAAAINEGVYNGQDYYQSGTYAVGDRIIRDHNNGAGWGSITFDEGVERSSNVAFAILGDKKLGPDRFRQYIQKFGMDEKTHIDLPGEGENTILFDKQVEQVTTAFGQGSTVTPMQLVQAATAIANDGKMMKPYTIDRIVDPTNNKVTLQHKPEEVGQPITKETAAQVRQLLERVVTSPKGTGNAYKIDGYSVGGKTGTAQIPNGKGGYMTGRENYIFSFLGMAPMDDPQLIVYLAIKQPKLKDNEYGAQPLAEMFKSVTKNSLEYLKIKPHEVKEPKKYVKQQQATVPDVLGKSMEEAKATLEKAKFRPIILGEGKVKQQVPKATEKTLKGDRIFLVGDNPVMPNVQGWALRDVMNLAKTLNLNLTPSGTGYVTEQSVAEGTPLQEGTELDVTLVPPLEPQQEAEKEAEKEEGT